The proteins below are encoded in one region of Paenibacillus albus:
- a CDS encoding aminoglycoside adenylyltransferase domain-containing protein, producing MDTHLFLEEMADSFKQALGENIVGIYLHGSLAMGGFNPDKSDIDIIIIAKSKLTIEETKALTKQLLLLHDELPSGRGIELSIVLAAIAADFVHPAPFEYHYSDYHREKYQRDEDYCCGGFEDPDLAAHFTVIYERGMTIYGKPIREVFMPVDRAFYLQAIIGDIASASAEIMDSPVYYTLNLCRVLLYLREGVVSSKKEAAEWALHALPHEFNPVIAACLGEYSGLAKVHQLGEVELQLQAFAKFMLKEIKEYGDY from the coding sequence ATGGATACTCACTTATTCTTGGAAGAGATGGCTGACAGCTTCAAGCAGGCTTTAGGAGAGAATATAGTGGGCATCTATTTGCATGGTTCACTGGCAATGGGAGGCTTTAACCCTGACAAGAGCGACATAGACATCATCATTATTGCGAAAAGCAAGCTTACTATAGAGGAAACCAAAGCGCTCACCAAGCAGCTGTTATTGTTGCATGATGAGCTGCCAAGCGGCCGCGGTATTGAGCTGAGCATCGTCTTGGCAGCTATAGCAGCTGACTTCGTGCATCCGGCTCCGTTCGAGTATCATTACTCGGATTATCATCGAGAAAAGTATCAAAGGGATGAAGACTATTGCTGCGGCGGGTTTGAAGATCCAGATTTGGCAGCACATTTTACGGTTATCTATGAGCGAGGAATGACCATCTACGGCAAACCTATTCGAGAGGTGTTCATGCCTGTCGATAGAGCCTTTTACTTGCAGGCGATCATTGGTGATATTGCAAGCGCGTCCGCTGAAATCATGGATTCTCCGGTCTATTACACTTTAAATTTGTGTCGGGTACTGTTGTATTTGCGAGAAGGCGTGGTTTCCTCCAAGAAAGAGGCTGCTGAATGGGCGCTCCATGCTCTGCCTCATGAATTCAATCCGGTAATTGCTGCTTGCTTAGGAGAATACAGTGGGTTAGCAAAAGTACACCAGTTAGGTGAAGTAGAGCTACAGCTACAGGCGTTTGCTAAG